CGATACTTACAATCCGGGTCGTCGCCTGCAGGGCCGCAAACTTATAGGCAATCGCCCATCTGGGGCTGCGGGAGGTATTGCCCAACTGCCGTTGAAGCGGCAGCTTGTCAACCTTGATCACCACGCCGTCGATTTCATACGGCAGATCATGTCGGTTGGCATCAAGGCGCCGATAGAAGTCCATCACGTCCACGATGGTTAGGTTCGGCCTGATTTCAGGATTGATTCTAAAACCCAATTGGCGCAGCGAACACAGGATGTCCCAATGCGATTCCTGGGAAAGCCCCTGCACCATTCCAACCCCGTAAAAAAACACCTCCAGGGGACGCAGGGCCGTAACCCGGGAATCGAGCTGTCTTAATGAACCGGCCGCTGCATTTCTGGGATTGGCGAACGGTGGTTGATTCAGCTGCAGGCGTTCCGCATTCAAGCGCCGAAAGCCCGCCTTGCTGATAAATACTTCTCCGCGTACTTCAAGCAGAGGCGGAATTTCTCGATCATGGGTATCCTGAAGAACGAGGGGAACGGCGCGGATAGTCCGCACGTTTGCGGTTATGACCTCGCCGTTAACGCCATCACCCCGGGTCGTCGCCCGTTCCAGCCTACCGCTCCGGTAAACCAGCTCAACGGCGATGCCGTCCATTTTGGGTTCAGCCGTGTATTGAATCTGTTCCGTTGTTTTGAGAAATCTTTTCACCCGCAGATCAAATTCAAGTATATCCGCCTCTCCGAATCCATTTTCAAGGCTCAACATGGGGAGTGAGTGCCGAGCCGTTTCAAACTGCGCCAACGGCGCTGCGCCCACCCGCATGGACGGGGAATCCGAAGTAATCAATTCCGGATAGGCGGTCTCTAAGTCCACCAACTCCCGCATCATCCGGTCATACTGCGCATCTGAAATTTCAGGGTCGTCCAGGACATAATAGCGGTGATTATGGTAATGCAGGGCCTGTCGCAGCGTTTCGATTTTTTTAACACGATCGGGGTCTACAGATTCTGACATAGCGTCCCCATGGCATTGCATGCCTTTCGGCGGTTTTGTTTGAAGCGCGGATCCTTGAACCCGGGTTTCCAGGTAAAGGTGGCCAGCTCATCGGAAACCACAAGGAGCGCGCCCACCTTCACCGCGCGATACTTTCCAACGGTAAACAGGGCCGATGTTTCCATCTCAACCGCAAGCATATCTTGGGATTGAAACGCTTCGACCTTTGCGCGGGTCTCCCGGAAGATCGCATCGGTGGTCCAGACGGCGCCTTCATGAAAATCAAGGCGATGATGCGTCAGGGCCGCCGTGATTTCTTTTGTCATTTCACTTGAGGGCGCCGAGATGCGCGCAAAATCCGATCCATAATGACGGGATGTACCCTCATCAATAATGGCGCCGTTCGGTACGATGATATCCCCGATCCTTACCCCGACTGAAACGGCGCCGCACCAACCCCAGAATAAGACTTTGGTGACACCCCCGGCTATCAATGTTTCAAGAATCATAGCGGCATAAGGCGCCCCCACCAGCGGGCCGACAATGGAAAAGCGCCGGCCGTTGCTGGATACGACATACAATCGGCTCATATAAAGGGCGTAATATTGATCCACAGTTATGTGAAACAGCCGGCAAAGCGCCTGAAGGTCACTCTGCGTGGCGACCATCAAAGCGAAAGACCCCGGCTCGGGAAAGCCATGGCCGATCACGGGGTATGTAATGGCATCATCGGTAGTCACTGCTGTCATCCGGATGCGGAAGTATGGCGTTCATATTAAGAATCTGCCCGCCCCGCCCTTGCGGACATTCCTATATATACATAATTTCCCATACGTTTCAAAATCCCTCCCGGCCTCCCTTTAAAAAAGGGAGGAGTATAATTCCCCTCATTTTTACAATTCCCTCTCCGCCCCCCTTTTTTTTCAAAGGGGGGAACGGGGGGATTTCCTTAAGGAAGTTCGCTCAGAATCTTGGATTGACGGCTCTTCATTGCCCGTCTCCATCAGGCCGGTCCGGCCAGTTGCGACAGGGAGTCCTTGACATCGTCAATGATCTCATAAAACCACATCAGGTCCTCGATGGTCATCCGGCCGGCCTTGCGCTGGGATTCTTTCCCCTCTTTTGTTTTAATCACCCGCGGGCCGATCTGAACTTTCGGCTCGCCATTTGCGTACTGGTTGATAGAAACCACCAGTCCGGTTTCCTCGCATACCCATTTTTTTAAAACCTTGTCCTTCTCAGGGTCAAACGCCATATGTTCCTCCCATCATAAATTTTAGGTTGAAATTTTAGAAAAATCGGCAAAAAGGCTGAACAGCGCTGAGATCTGCCCCATCAGAGCCAGGCGATTGGCGCGTAGCCGCACATCTTCGTCCATCACCATAACCCCGTCAAAAAATGCGTCAACAGAATCCCGCAAGGATGCAATATCCAACAGCGCTTCGTTAAAAGCCCCCTGATTCAGATGATCCGTCACTTTTTCCTTTACTTTTTTATAAGCTGCAAAAAGAGACGTTTCACAATCGTGCTGAAAAAGGCTTACATCAACAGCTCCGGCACCGTGATCTATTTCCCTCCCGCCGGCCTGTTTAATGATATTAACCACCCGTTTAAACGCAATGGCCAGCGGTTCAAAGTCCGGTTCCGATTTTAAGACCTGCAGGGCTTGAACCCTTTTCCAGACATTCGGCACATGGTCGACGGAAACACTCACGACAGCGGCAATCACGTCTTTTGAAAAACCTCCCTCCGCCAGCAGATGCGCAATGCGATCCCGCAGAAACGTGTAGACCCGCTCGACGGTTTGGCTGAATTCGGCATCACGTGTGTCGGCAAACAGGGCCAGACTCTTTTCAATCAGTTGACGCAATGACAGGTAAAGGTTTTGCGAAAGCATGATTTGAATGATGCCGATCCCCTGGCGCCTGAGGGCATAAG
This genomic stretch from Desulfobacterales bacterium harbors:
- a CDS encoding nucleoside phosphorylase, which gives rise to MTTDDAITYPVIGHGFPEPGSFALMVATQSDLQALCRLFHITVDQYYALYMSRLYVVSSNGRRFSIVGPLVGAPYAAMILETLIAGGVTKVLFWGWCGAVSVGVRIGDIIVPNGAIIDEGTSRHYGSDFARISAPSSEMTKEITAALTHHRLDFHEGAVWTTDAIFRETRAKVEAFQSQDMLAVEMETSALFTVGKYRAVKVGALLVVSDELATFTWKPGFKDPRFKQNRRKACNAMGTLCQNL